CAAGACATGCGAGTCAAGAATAAAATGCATCGACTGCAATCAACTAGTAAGGTGGACTAGAGCTTGGTATTTTGTCTCAGAGGAAGATATAGAAATATTAGCTTGTTTCTTAGATTTCCAGGAGACCAAGGATGCCCCTAAACAATATTTAGTAATTAACCTTCTTGAGTCAGGGCAGCCTAATAGAACCAGTAATGGAAGAACTCTGAATTGCTGGTGGGAAAGAAAAAAGGCCTTTTTATGAGGGGAAACTCTTGAGATAGTTAAATATGCGGATCACTGCAGGGACAAGGAGTGATCCACAACTGATTGAGTATATTTCTTAATAAGAGTTTGGGACAGTTTGAGGCAATAGAGAGATTTATGCAGTCACATACTTTGGTTGGATCAACTGATCGGTAACTGGCAACTGTCTGTTAGTAAGGATTAGTTACTAGTTAGCTTAACAGTTAGTTAGTGAATGAGTTAgttagagagagtgagagaggagaGACTATAAATAAGAGGGAAAGGGGAATAAGAAGTAGGGCTAGATTGTAATCAGGGATATATGGGGAGAGTGCTGGTCTCTagattttatttctattattctGTATTTGCTGGTTCCTATCATGTGGGTCACCTGGAAGAACTTGTTCAAGGAACTACACTCTAGCTAATGTGATAGCAAGCAGGATTCTATCATGGGGATCACCTTGAAGAATTGCATTATTTACATCCACTTGATCAAGGAACAACTACCCTCTAGCATGAGTGATAGCAAGCAGGATTCTTACAAAGTTATAGCAGTGAGGCTGCAGGAGAAAATGCCCCAAAGTACTCCCATCAGCCTTGTACTTGATTTTAATATTCTATATCATTTGCAACCAATTTGGTGCTTTCTCGGAGGAAGAGAAACAATGTGACCAAGTGATTTTCTCAAGAGCATCCAACATTCAAATTTAAAGCTTGCTGTGCCTTTGGTTTTGTCTTGGACTCTTGGAGGGAAAAAAATTGGTATCCTGAGGAACATTTTGAGTAAGATAAAAATGAAGTAGATATTGAAGGAATAATGTTATTGGTCATCGAAGATGTTACAATGGTAatctttaaatttaaaatagcttgGGGTGTTTCTGGTGTGGGTAGACTGTCTGGTGTTAGGTGGCTGAGGTTGTGATTCTATGGAGTTGTGAGGTAAAGAGGTTAAGGTGATCGAGTCAAGAATGGAAGGAAAAAGATCAAGGTTCAGGTCAGTAGATGGGAATGCAGACTGTGGAATAGCAGGCTGAGTTTGTCCAGAATTGGTTTCATCACTGGCTGGTGCAAAAGGAAATCTACTCATAGAAAATGACATTGTGAGATAAGATTTGATAAGAACCTAGATTGCAATGCAACCTTGAACCTAgcataaaaaatattacaaacaGAAAATTTAGGAGTAACTTGTGATGGCATACCAAGTCCGAACAAGCCACCATACATATTAGCTGAACCTGTCGTCTTTTTAGTTGAAATATTACAATTACCAACAGAAAATTTAGGAGTTACTTGTGATGGCATACCAACTACAAAGTATGAACAACCCACCATGCATATTAGCTGAACCTATAGTGTTTTTAGTTGAAATCTGTTTAGTAAGATGAATTATTATGAAAACAAGGAAACAATTCAGagtttgaatcaatttttttacagAAACCAAGTTGACCTTAAATTCAGCATCACATTAGGTGTAATATTTTGTTATTATATATCTTTTTAAGACAATCATATTAGGTTGAATCTTGATATTTTATGCATAATTCgtttttgatattttttgtaATTGCAAGTATTTATTGAGACAGAAATGTTAAGTGCATTTTGACCCACAAATTATATTGGGTTAATCAATTTGCCAATCCTTGACAACAGGGACTTCCATGCCATTTCTGCATTGACAACCTTCCTAAACAGGATGAAATGATTACTTTGATTGATGAGGATGGGGATGAGTATCCAACAGTATATTTGGCTCGCAAAAAAGGACTCAGTGGTGGATGGAGAGGCTTTGCGATTGCTCATGACCTAGCTGACGGGGACGCTTTGATTTTTCAATTAACTAATCGCAGTACATTCAAGGTGATTAAGAATTGATGATGCTCATTCATGACTTAATGTTAACACATGAATCATAGTGAAAAAAAACTTACCTGTATGTGACTAAATAATGAAGTCTTTGACCGTTTATTTTAACTCTTGTTGGCAATATTTTTCAATCCATAAGCTGTGGTATCAATATTTATACACCATTTTAGTTATTTCAAATGTTACGCAAGGGTTTTAAGGTTTTTATAATAAACAATTATGatcttttaattattaatatcttAAATTTTGTAGCTTTgttaaatactttttttttatataattcctTAGTATGTATCCTTAGGAATTAGCAAGATACTCGTTATTTAGTTTTCTTCTCTGACATGTTCCCTCTGAGCTCTCTATCAAGCAATAGCATGAGTTTTTGATGGCTATAGGTGAAtgattcaataaaaaaactcaagataatagaataattataaattttaatgtACTTTCTGCAGCCTAAATATATGTTCTCTTCCAGGTCTACATTATTAGAGTGGACAGCCCTTCAGAGGATACAGCTTAAGTGAATGGCACTTGGAGATTGGAGCCAGAAATATTAAGGTATTACTTGCTTGGCAAACATAAACATTCAAAATTATCTCCTCAGTAAGATGGAAATGGAATTATAATTTTActgtttttatattattttatttttttattcctaTTACATGCCAACAACTTGTTTCTACAGTACGGGGGATAGTTTTGTACCATTTGATAGTAGTgccatggaattttttttcatgaGTAATTATACTTAGACATACAAATACACTCAATAGTCAATAGACATCCcatttttcctttatttatCTCTTATAATGTATATCATATATCCCATTCACTACTGTTATTGGATGCATGCATTGTGcacatttctatcaaatattttcCTTTCATGGTTTGGGGCATGGATTTTCCTTAACTACATTTGAGTGGTGAAAATGTAGTCAAACATTTTCCTCTGGACATGAATTCTTTTGGGGCCAAACTGccattaaaatgaaaaaaattgatcTTAAGAGTCATGCTTATCACAAAAAATATAAGAAAGTCCATAGGAAAAGAATAGAGAAGATGATCCTTCTGGCAAAGCCAATCCGGCGTTCTGTTCGCTTTCATGGTACATAATAACCGTCCTTACTGAAGTAATCCAATACATAAAAGTGATTGAATGTGTAGTGATGAAATAAATGAGATGATGATGTAGATTATGAAAGAAACCACTatcatttttaataatatttagaGGTAATTAAATTGATGCAATTCAGTgagataatgatgatgatgaagacttgTATCGATCTGCAAAGGCTTACTTTGCATTAAGCTTGAAATGTTTGAATACTTACAACAATCAATCATGTCCGAGTACATTGGTTTTCATGTTTCTTAGTTGCTTTTGAGGGTTAGGGGTTTAGGCACACAGCCAATTTTCTCATCACATTCTGTCTGGTTCTTTTGCGGTTGCAGAAATATTCAAACAAAACTTATGTTTGTTGATTATGCGCCTGTATAAAAGTTGCATAAACAGACCTAAAAATTATGCTTGTTCTTATATGCATTTTGATTCATGAGCTGTGAAAGTTTGCTTTTGCTTCAGTTTTAATTGATTTCTTCTGGTACCTGAGTAGCATGAGTGGTGCTTTCTCATTAATACctctatttatttatatatttcttttttctcttgcaGGTAGACACTGATATGGTTAAGTTCCGTCTGGGGCTCAGTTTTTGGGGTAAAACTTGTAGTTTGTCTAACGTATGTATGATGTTTAACTTGTAACTTCATCTTTTGTAGTAGAGCTAACGATTGATGTTTAGGAACTGGCTCTTCTGCACGTATATATAAATTAACAGAGCGACCCTATGTGTGGGACCTTACTGAATCTGATCTATTAAGAGCATGTAGTTTTAGATTGAAATTGAAAGCTCATTAACACAGGGCCCTATCCTTTTACCACTACGACCTGCAATTGATGGGTAAACATAATATTTActttgaaaacaataaaaaatgacaaaaataTTGTTTTATATACAAAATGATGAGTTAGTCAATCAAAACCCACacaaaatgttttaaaaaaaaaagcaaagaaaATTGTTTCTTCCAAATTATGATGGAGGTGTGGCTTGGTGGTTACTTTCGCCCCTTAATTATGAGGTTAGGGGTTTTGATCTTCTCCATGCATGGCAATTGAAACATTTTGTGTTATGTTTAGGGCTTAACGTGAGCATCTACGACATGAGGATTAATTACCGAAGTTGCTGATGGTAGTGCTACAAGTTGATCGTCACAATAAGTTCATTGCAGTTATGACAATTTTCAATGATGATTGGACATATAagaattattttgaaaattaataacCTGTAGTCAATAATTTGCTATACTCTCAAAATTATCAATGAAATTTGACGTCATTATGAGAATCATGTTATTGATGGGAAATTTTTTTgtaacattttttttgttatttattttttgtacaTGTTAACGAGGGAAAAATGATCCTCCCAAATATTCAAAAGCTTGATCATGTCATTATGTCAACATACATGACTCAAATCCTATGTGCCTTGTATGGTGTCCCCAGTCCGGCACCAAATCAAAATTTGCAACATCAATTATTATTGTTACGCTGCGTCGTTATTATCCGTGTTTCTCCCAACCTTACTCGTTATACCTGAATTGTGAAAAGAATTGAGATTGTTACTGCAAATccttatttcaaaatcaataaTCAAATTGAACCATAAACAGGGAATACATCCAAAATGCGAATTGATGTGGAGaaacaacagacttacttgaaaaCACATGGAACAAGAGTAGATCAATACTTGGAAGGTGAAAGTAAATCGACGAACTAACCAAGTAGTAGGAGATGGCCATGTGACTTGTGAACTGCGAATTGCTTACGAAATGACAACTTGCGATTAGGTATAGGAGATGTAAATATAGAACAATTACtatgaaaagaaaaacactaagaaggagagaaagaaaaaaaaaaaacctaattatgAAAATTCAAACATGAAATGGAATAAAGAAGGCGACGTAATCCCAAACTTGAAATTAAAATGGAAATGTCCTAAAAAATCGAGCGAGAAGAATAAATGGAAGAACAAACAATCAAATCGGGACTGAGCTAGAAAAAGAATTACTAGCCAAGAGTAGAGGGAACTATGAGAGAACATACTTCAAAGTTTAACGTGTTTCCATTTAACGGAAAGTGTGTAACAAGTTAGAGTTCATAATTGATTATGTATCAAAATAATTGATGTTGAAAATTTTGATTTAGGGACCAAGAAACAACATTATAAGAGAAGAAATTATTTGAGTCCCAACATCTAATCActaatttttgttgttgttgttgttttttttatgtcggaaagataaattttgttgtttaataatgagtgttttaaaaatatcaattaagaaaaattttatataaaaaataaatattaaatatttcattattatattctattaataatattttcttaCAAGTGATTAGGGGAAGTGAGAAGGCAACGGTCGACAGGGCAGTAGAGAATATTTACATATAAATTTCaaaacctcttcttcttcttcgtacTATCATTGAGCTAGTGTACTGTTGGCGGTGAAAATGGTGGCGCAATACGAAGAGATTCGCCGGCAAAGAGTGGAGGAGAACAGGAAGAGGATGGAAGCTCTCAACctccctcagctctctcacgcTCTTCGCAAATCCCCTTCTCCCAAACCCTCTCCGGTAAGTTCCAACCTCTCTCTCACCGTCACTTCAGTTTCCATTCCAATTTCCCGATTCCACTTTCCGATCACCGCCGTGCTTTTCATGTTCCAGCTGAAGCAAGTGAAATCTCGCACCACCCAGAAAGAGCTTGTTGAGGTCAGGAGGTCCAGCCGTGTCGCCAACATGCCCACTCCTGTTTACAAAGAAGTAAActaacctctctctctctctctctctctagcttcCATTATTTTCTGGCTGTTACTAACCGCCACCATTTTCTTTCTCTGTCACACAGGTGTCTGTTGATACTGGGAAAATGCCTCGAATTCGAAGGTTAGGTTATTTAATGTTATGGAAAtggatttttctttttattgtgAGCTTAGTAATGTATATTTATGTGTATTTTTTGATCTCATGGTTTGTAGAGCTTACAATAAGCATAGGGATTATTCGAATCGGGTGTATGCTTCAGATGAAGACAGGGAGGAAGCCTTTGAGAGAGCAGAAAAGTTACTTGAGGATTTAGGATCTGAATTTCCTGCCTTCACCAAGCCAATGCTTCAGTCCCACGTCAGCGGGGGATTCTGGCTGGTAATTAAGTTTCTAGGGTTTCACTTTTTTGTCCATGTTATGCTGCATTTTTTTATGTTCAAATCATCATATTTGTGACTCATGTAGCTAATTTTTCATGTCTATTCACTTAGCCATATCTTTTTCACACAATGCCTGGACCGGGACTCTGCCTGGTTTAAGACATCCTTTGAGAATTAAATCTTACTTTATGTAATGTTTACTAGAAATATTGAAGGTAAATTGTTGGGTAGCTTGACTTCAGTCTACTAGTTTAAGCTAAATATGCCCTTGAACTTAATGGGAGACGAGTGCTCTCTTTGCTTGATTAATAGGGCTTCTTTATAGAAATAAATGCATATTTTAATTAGAGTTCTTAGTGCGTTTACATAAAAATTATTTGGGGTTTAAACCAAATTTCATATTATGGTTATTTGTTAAAGATGGAATTTAGACaatgttgttaatggcggatggTGGACGATGGCGGAGAGCTAAAAACCCGCCATATTTGACAAATAAAGATGGCGGGATATCGGTCATGGCGGAGAGCCAAAATTCCACCATGAGATTCCGCCATGGCAGATATTTTATAACACTGAATTAAATTGAGGACAAATCGATAAACTTTCCTTTTCAAATTACCATGTTTAAGGGATGTTAGAGAAGTATTGACAGTTGGATGGAGTTGTTAGTGAGAGGGTAGTCTGTTAAGAAGTTAGGTGAATGGTTAAATTGGAGGGAACTGAGAGGGTGTTCTTGAATAACATCAGTTCCGTTCTTCTGCATTGGCCGGTTCAATGTAAACAAGAAGCACAGTGAATGAATTGCCATTAGTAATCCGCTGCTGATTGAGTATATTTCTTAAGAAGTGTCTGAGACAGTTTGAGTACCCCTGCCTACTTGATTGCTTGAGGCTATAGAGAGATTTATGGAGTCAGCATACTTTGGAGGGATCGGCTGAGCGAGGGTTAGTTAGCATGACAATGATTTAGTTAGTCAATGAGTTTATTAGAAAGAGTGTAGAGACACTATAAATAAGAGGGAAAGGGGAATAGGTAGGGGCGTAGGGTATCTTGAATAACATCAAAACAATGCAGGCAGGAGGAACTCCATGAAGAAATGCATTATTTACATTTACTTGTTCAAGGAACTAGCCTCTAGCTACTGTGATAGCAAGTGGCATCTTACAAAATGTATCAATTTTCCTTTCTTGATCATTATGAGAATGAGATTTTCTAGAAATATATGGCAATTTTCTTTGTTTAGTAATGTGGCATGCATTATGTGGTGGACCAACAAAATAAAGGGAAACTGATTATAAAGGACCTTGAACCTAGCATCAGAAATATGCTCTAGTCTTTGATGTCACAGTGAAGCATCATTCCTTACGTATGAACAACAGAAACTTGTGATGGCATACTAAGTATGAACAACCACCATGTATATTAGCTGAACCAATCGTCTTTTGGTAGAAATATGTTTAATGAGACAAGAATTATTATGAAAGTCAAGAAAACAATTCAGACTTTGTATCAATTTTGTTACAGAAACCAAGTTGACCTTAAATGCGGGAACATGTTCGGTTGAATAATTTATACATgatttgtttttatatttttcgtAATTGCAAGTTTTGTCTCGTGACAGAGAAATGTTAAATGCATTTTGACCCACAATTATTTATATTGGGCTAATCATTTCGGCAATCCTTGACAACAGGGCCTTCCAGTCCATTTCTGCAGGAAGAACCTACCTAAACAGGACGGAGTGATCACTTTGATTGATGAGGATGGTGATGAGTATTCAACAATATATTTGCCTCGAAAAACAGGACTAAGTGGTGGATGGAAAGGTTTTGCAGTTGCTCATGACCTAGCAGACGGGGACGCTTTAGTTTTTCAATTAATCAAACGCACTGCATTCAAGGTGATTAAGTATTGATGATGGCTCATTCATTCCTTAGTGTTTAACCCATGAATCATATAATGATATTCACgaattttaatttgaattttttcacAAAAGGAAGTAGTAAAAAAACCTGTGTTTGACTAACAATGAAGTCTTTggccttttattttaatttttgtttgatATTTTAGTCCATATGCTGTAGGGTTTCTATGGTCATTAGAATAAACTTCAAAATTttgattgttttttatttttaatttattattttagaatTTTGCTATATGTTTTTATTTGTCAATTCCTTAGTAAGTATCCTTAGGAATTAACAAGATTCTGGTTAATTAGTTTTCTTCTCTTACCATGTGCTTTTTGGGCTCTCTATAAAGCAATTTTTGTATGAGTTTGATGCCTAGAGGTagaatcattaaaaaaataaaaagactcaagatatgaattaaaaatcaataaaataattataattttggtATGATTTTCAGCaacttaaatatatattttgctaaatttttttttccaggtcTATATTATTAGAGTGAACAGTCCTCCAGAGGGTACCACAGCTTAATGGCACTTGGAGATTGGAGCAAGAAATATTAATATAGGTATTATTCTTTTTGGCAAACATAAATTCTATCCTTAGTTAgatgtaaaaataattttatttccttttttatattttttcttcctCTAGGAATACCTTTTGTTGAAATGAAATTAGAATCACCGGATAACAACTTGCTTCTTCTTGATGTGTGTATAGTTTTGGGGTTTAGTCCTACACATTTTGGGTACTGGACTACTGGTGCCATGAAATGGTGTTTTCATGTTTGGAACTCAAGTGATGAAAAATGTAGTAAACCCAGTGATGTGTAATGGGACATGAATATTTTTGGGGAATAGAATCTGGGAAAGCCCATAGGAGAACAAAAGAGAAGATGATCCTTCTGGCAATGCCACTTTGGTGTTCCGTTGGCTTTTACTGATTGCGAGCTTAATGCCTTCAAGTGTTAGCCTTTGCTGAGGACTGAGGTATATCATCCTTAATTAActctaaaaattattaaaaatgacAATAGTTTCTTTCATAACCTTCATGGTTAAGTGTCATCTCGCAAAGGCTAACACTTGAAGGCATTAAGCTCGCAATCAGTAATATTTGAAGTATTATTTTCTTTCGTAGGGATTATTTCAACAATgaattgtttttcatttttcttagtTCCTTccaagggttaagggtttaggcaCACTGCAAAATTTCCCACCAGTTTGCAGAAATAGTCCTATAAAACCTTTGCATCTTGATTCTTGAGCTGTGAAAGTTTGGTTTTGCTTCAGATTTAATTTGATTTCTGATTTCTTCTATCTGAGTGGTGCTCTCTCATAAATTCCTCTACTTATTCATttgcttattttttcttttgcaggtTCTATATGGTCAAGTTCCGTCTTGGAAGTCTTGGGTTTAGTTTTTTGGTGTAAACTTGTAGTTTTTCTAAACCCTGATATTTAACTTGTAATTTATCTTTACAAGTATTAGGAACTGGCTCTTCTGGATGTATAAATGAACAATGAACACAACGACCCTTTGCCGGGCTTTTTTTGGATCTGAcctattaaatataatatataaacagcgttatttgaaaataaataggTTTTTATTGAATATTTGGTACATAGCAAATGAAACCTCAACAAATAGCTGGTCATGCCCAATTTTCTGGTTAAACCAGGAGCTCAAAGCAGAAATCAGCTAGGTGGCACATGGGGCCATGGACATGGAGCAACATGTCACGGTCATGTGTTTTCTATTGGAAATTCAAATACAAAATACATATTCAGTACAAAGTTTGGTAGATATAATCATTGATGAATTAATGTGTCTTTGACAAAGATCACCAGTAGCCAAACTTTACCCCTAAAGGAGAGTTACAAGTATAACCCAATTGTAGTTGGAAAACAATGCATTATTGGTTTTGGGCAAGATGCTTCAGAAGATGTAGCTAGCACATGCAATGGGTCTACACAATGAGTAGCTGGGGTGTACAAACGCGTATTTGAAGTTTGTTATATATTTCATATATTTGATAGCAACACTTGTGTGCGGTGTTTACAGCTTGCAAAAGCATGTCCAACACGTCCTTTTCTGGTTTTTTAATTACTAGTAGTATCTCATCTCATGCTTTCTGATGGTGTTAGCCATCAAAAGCTAGCCATGATGTGCAATATTGAgccatcaaaactcaaaagcgaGCCATCATTTTTATATTGATTTTTGTTGTGCCTCATTAGATTATGCATGATTGAAGCAAGATAGAGTGCTCGAGTTTTGTGAATAG
This is a stretch of genomic DNA from Lotus japonicus ecotype B-129 chromosome 1, LjGifu_v1.2. It encodes these proteins:
- the LOC130732128 gene encoding B3 domain-containing protein At5g42700-like, giving the protein MVAQYEEIRRQRVEENRKRMEALNLPQLSHALRKSPSPKPSPLKQVKSRTTQKELVEVRRSSRVANMPTPVYKEVSVDTGKMPRIRRAYNKHRDYSNRVYASDEDREEAFERAEKLLEDLGSEFPAFTKPMLQSHVSGGFWLGLPVHFCRKNLPKQDGVITLIDEDGDEYSTIYLPRKTGLSGGWKGFAVAHDLADGDALVFQLIKRTAFKVYIIRVNSPPEGTTA